CCGGGTGTGCCGTGAACATGGAGGCGTAGAAGTGCTGGGTAACGCTCTCCCCATGCGCTTCGAGCGCGGGAACGGTGGCCTTGACGAGGGCAGTCTGAGCCGGGGGTCAACATCAGCGGAAACGCGGGGGTGGGGAAAGGATCAACTGAGATCGAGCAGCGTCACGGGTACCCGCGTGCCGTCCTCCAGCGCTTGGCTGGAGAAGAAGCCGTCCGTCTGGACCCGGGTGACATGGCCTGCAGGGAGTTCAAATGCCTGGTCGTCCAAGCTTAAGCCCAGGCGTCCATCCAGGACGGCAACCGCCGCCGCCTGTCCGGCATGGGTATGGAGAGGTAAGCCCTCGCCCGCTTGGTACTCGAACAGCAGGGC
The sequence above is drawn from the Deinococcus hopiensis KR-140 genome and encodes:
- a CDS encoding cupin domain-containing protein, yielding MIPPALLFEYQAGEGLPLHTHAGQAAAVAVLDGRLGLSLDDQAFELPAGHVTRVQTDGFFSSQALEDGTRVPVTLLDLS